A single Armatimonadota bacterium DNA region contains:
- a CDS encoding plasmid stabilization protein — MPQGDKSKYTDKQKRQAEHIEEGYEDHGVSKEESERRAWATVNKMTGGGKKPGGSGRGKATDPSPARKGGRKAAQSQSFETRSAAARKGWATRRKRQGG; from the coding sequence ATGCCGCAAGGAGACAAGTCCAAGTACACGGACAAACAGAAACGCCAGGCCGAACACATCGAAGAGGGCTATGAAGACCACGGCGTCTCGAAGGAGGAATCGGAACGGCGCGCATGGGCGACCGTCAACAAGATGACGGGAGGCGGCAAAAAACCGGGAGGATCCGGGCGTGGCAAAGCGACCGATCCGTCACCGGCGAGGAAGGGTGGACGGAAAGCTGCCCAAAGTCAAAGTTTTGAAACCAGAAGTGCGGCCGCCCGCAAGGGTTGGGCCACACGTCGCAAGCGCCAAGGCGGATGA
- a CDS encoding linear amide C-N hydrolase, whose translation MHAALLGASAVVLGLTGCSPTAGSTVCEGPRIVAGSKSDFMTVRYLKVSGTNEQIGRRLAETAVAHLKFQPATRKQPDIDRDTAWFAAHWPEQAARVKGVASVFKQSGADPTVLAYDMDVAPGCSTVFYPGASVSNGHSMMSRNYDFPTATYAQLTGRTASPGARAMTADPFVLEVVPDKGYRSLYVASYDLLGGCIDGINEKGLAVALLADDNAESRHPSSGPGLNEITLTRFLLDRCASAKEARAMLQDVEFRYSFTPCHYIVGDKSGDSFVWELTPDLKERTVVDGKGLPQIVTNHRLSKFGTSGLPQGNSFDRYRKLESEIQRQGGKLSPDAVRSTNLCVAVPPSAQGAATLWHSVYDLDDLTLKVSFFLGHEDGKERRTPYLEFKLGR comes from the coding sequence ATGCACGCCGCGCTCTTGGGTGCTTCGGCCGTGGTCCTCGGCCTCACGGGATGCAGCCCGACGGCTGGAAGCACCGTCTGCGAAGGCCCACGCATCGTCGCAGGTTCAAAGTCGGACTTTATGACGGTGCGATATCTGAAGGTCTCGGGCACGAACGAGCAGATCGGACGAAGGCTGGCCGAAACCGCCGTCGCGCACCTTAAGTTCCAACCTGCGACCCGCAAGCAGCCGGACATCGACAGGGACACCGCCTGGTTCGCCGCCCATTGGCCCGAGCAGGCCGCCAGGGTCAAGGGAGTGGCGTCGGTCTTCAAGCAGTCGGGCGCGGATCCGACAGTGCTCGCCTACGACATGGACGTTGCCCCGGGCTGTTCGACCGTCTTCTACCCAGGCGCCTCGGTCTCGAACGGCCACAGCATGATGAGCCGGAACTATGACTTCCCGACGGCGACGTACGCCCAGCTGACGGGACGGACGGCGTCGCCTGGCGCGAGGGCGATGACGGCCGATCCCTTTGTGCTCGAAGTCGTGCCGGACAAGGGCTATCGGTCGCTGTACGTCGCGTCGTACGACCTCCTGGGGGGTTGCATCGACGGGATCAACGAGAAGGGGTTGGCCGTCGCGCTCCTGGCGGACGACAACGCGGAAAGCCGGCATCCGTCTTCGGGGCCCGGCCTGAACGAGATCACGTTGACCCGCTTCTTGCTCGATCGCTGTGCCTCGGCGAAGGAGGCCAGGGCGATGCTTCAGGACGTCGAGTTCCGTTACTCCTTCACGCCCTGTCACTACATCGTCGGAGACAAGTCCGGAGACTCCTTCGTGTGGGAGTTGACGCCCGACCTCAAAGAACGTACGGTGGTCGACGGCAAGGGCTTGCCCCAGATCGTGACGAACCACCGGTTATCGAAATTCGGGACATCGGGTTTGCCCCAAGGCAACTCGTTCGACCGCTACAGGAAGCTCGAATCCGAAATCCAAAGGCAAGGCGGCAAGCTGTCGCCGGACGCCGTGCGCTCGACGAACCTTTGTGTCGCCGTCCCCCCGTCCGCGCAAGGTGCGGCGACCCTGTGGCATTCCGTCTATGATCTCGACGACCTGACCCTCAAAGTCAGCTTCTTCCTGGGTCACGAGGATGGGAAGGAGCGCCGGACTCCGTATCTTGAATTCAAGCTCGGACGTTAG
- a CDS encoding VOC family protein: protein MQKIIPMLWFDGTAQEAADFYVSVFKDSKMKPASRYDKASAEVAGRNAGEVMLVPFELEGQEFLALNGGPMFPFTEAVSFVIYVDDQEELDTFWNALTADGGEESMCGWLKDKFGVSWQVTPRNIGDLLSDPERGERATAALLQMRRIDIDKLKNA from the coding sequence ATGCAAAAGATCATCCCGATGCTTTGGTTCGACGGAACGGCGCAAGAAGCCGCCGACTTCTATGTCTCCGTGTTCAAGGACTCGAAGATGAAGCCGGCTTCACGCTACGACAAGGCGTCCGCCGAGGTCGCCGGCAGGAACGCCGGTGAGGTCATGCTTGTGCCGTTTGAACTGGAAGGCCAGGAGTTCTTGGCCCTGAACGGTGGGCCGATGTTCCCGTTCACCGAAGCGGTGTCGTTCGTGATCTACGTCGACGACCAGGAAGAGCTTGACACCTTCTGGAACGCCCTGACCGCCGACGGAGGAGAAGAAAGCATGTGCGGATGGCTGAAAGACAAGTTCGGCGTCTCGTGGCAAGTCACGCCGAGGAACATCGGCGATCTGCTTTCCGATCCGGAACGCGGTGAGAGGGCGACGGCCGCACTCCTTCAGATGCGAAGGATCGACATCGACAAACTGAAGAACGCCTAA
- the sufB gene encoding Fe-S cluster assembly protein SufB: MELTDQKLEPQTDDELLEHYAEREYQWGFVSDVEAETLPPGLSEDTVRFISAKKGEPEWLLEWRLKAFRHLQTLQRPKWSNVHFQEPDLQAISYYSAPKKKPVLDSLEDADPELLRTFEKLGIPLKEQEILLNVRGAADIHAGNAPATDEAASRVADAVPVGVAVDAVFDSVSVVTTFKETLKKDGVIFCSISEAVREYPELVREHLGSVVPYSDNFYATLNSAVFSDGSFVYVPKGVRCPMELSTYFRINAENTGQFERTLIVADEGAYVSYLEGCTAPMRDENQLHAAVVELIAMKEGTIKYSTVQNWYPGDPKTGKGGIFNFVTKRGICRGDKAKITWTQVETGSAITWKYPSVILRGDDTVGEFYSVALTSGKQQADTGTKMIHIGKRSRSTIVSKGISAMNGQNTYRGLVKINAGADGARNYSCCDSMLMGDRCGAHTFPYIEVKNSTAKMEHEATTSKIGEDQLFYLAQRGIPEEDAVNMIVSGFCKDVFRELPMEFAVEAQKLLAVSLEHSVG; encoded by the coding sequence ATGGAACTGACCGACCAGAAACTGGAACCTCAAACCGATGACGAACTCCTGGAGCACTACGCCGAGCGCGAGTACCAATGGGGCTTCGTCAGCGACGTCGAGGCCGAGACCCTCCCGCCAGGACTGAGCGAAGACACCGTCCGGTTCATCAGCGCCAAGAAGGGAGAGCCCGAATGGCTTCTCGAATGGAGGCTTAAGGCGTTCCGGCACCTGCAGACCCTTCAAAGGCCGAAGTGGTCCAACGTCCACTTCCAGGAGCCCGATCTCCAAGCGATTTCGTACTATTCGGCCCCTAAGAAGAAGCCGGTCCTCGATTCCCTGGAGGACGCCGATCCTGAGCTTCTGCGGACCTTCGAGAAGCTCGGCATCCCGCTCAAGGAGCAAGAGATCTTGCTGAACGTTCGCGGCGCGGCCGACATTCATGCCGGCAACGCGCCCGCCACCGACGAGGCCGCCTCCCGAGTGGCCGACGCCGTCCCGGTCGGAGTCGCCGTCGACGCGGTCTTCGATTCGGTCTCGGTCGTGACGACCTTCAAGGAGACCCTCAAAAAAGACGGGGTGATCTTCTGCTCGATCAGCGAGGCCGTCCGGGAATACCCCGAACTTGTGCGCGAACATCTCGGCAGCGTCGTCCCCTACAGCGACAATTTCTACGCGACGTTGAACAGCGCCGTCTTCAGCGACGGTTCGTTCGTCTACGTTCCCAAGGGCGTGCGCTGTCCGATGGAGCTCTCCACGTACTTCCGGATCAACGCGGAGAACACGGGCCAATTCGAACGGACTTTGATCGTGGCCGACGAAGGGGCGTACGTCTCTTACCTCGAGGGCTGTACGGCGCCGATGCGGGACGAGAACCAGCTCCACGCCGCGGTCGTCGAACTGATCGCCATGAAGGAAGGCACGATCAAGTACTCGACCGTCCAGAACTGGTATCCTGGTGATCCCAAAACGGGCAAGGGAGGGATCTTCAACTTCGTCACGAAGCGCGGGATCTGCCGCGGTGATAAGGCCAAGATCACTTGGACTCAGGTCGAGACGGGTTCGGCGATCACATGGAAGTACCCCAGCGTGATCCTGCGTGGCGACGACACGGTCGGCGAGTTCTACTCCGTCGCCTTGACGTCCGGCAAGCAGCAGGCCGATACCGGAACGAAGATGATCCACATCGGCAAACGGTCACGGTCGACGATCGTCAGCAAGGGCATTTCCGCGATGAACGGCCAGAACACGTACCGTGGACTGGTCAAGATCAACGCCGGCGCCGACGGAGCGCGGAACTATTCGTGCTGCGACTCGATGCTGATGGGCGACCGTTGCGGCGCCCACACCTTTCCCTATATCGAGGTCAAAAACTCGACCGCGAAGATGGAACACGAGGCCACGACGTCGAAGATCGGCGAAGACCAGCTTTTCTACCTCGCCCAACGCGGGATCCCGGAAGAGGACGCGGTCAACATGATCGTCAGCGGGTTCTGCAAGGACGTGTTCCGCGAACTGCCGATGGAGTTCGCCGTCGAAGCGCAGAAGCTGCTTGCGGTCAGTCTCGAGCATTCTGTGGGTTGA
- a CDS encoding class I fructose-bisphosphate aldolase translates to MATTLPATGIGKIQEALGDDALLTHRCSTVDKSKIHVPGPDFVDRVFGPSDRNVKVLRSLQTMFDHGRLGGTGYLSILPVDQGIEHSAGASFAKNPEYFDPENIVKLAVEGGCNAVASTLGVLGSVARKYAHKIPFMVKLNHNELLTYPNKAEQILFGQVEQAWEMGAVAIGATIYFGSEDSGREIVEVSQVFAHAHELGMATVLWCYLRNNAFKKDGVDYHVSADLTGQANHLGVTIEADIVKQKLPENNGGFKALNTGGSSYGKLDERIYTQLTSDNPIDLCRYQIVNSYMGRAGLINSGGASGANDTKDAVTTAVINKRAGGMGLISGRKAFQKPMDEGVSLLNAIQDVYLCPDVTVA, encoded by the coding sequence ATGGCGACCACGCTTCCGGCGACCGGGATCGGCAAGATCCAGGAGGCCCTCGGTGACGACGCGCTCCTGACCCACCGCTGTTCCACCGTCGACAAGTCCAAGATCCATGTCCCTGGCCCCGACTTCGTGGACCGGGTGTTCGGGCCGAGCGACCGGAACGTCAAGGTCCTTCGCAGCCTGCAGACGATGTTCGATCACGGCCGCCTGGGAGGGACGGGCTATCTCAGCATCCTTCCCGTCGACCAGGGCATCGAGCACAGTGCGGGCGCCAGCTTCGCCAAGAACCCGGAGTATTTCGACCCTGAGAACATCGTGAAGCTCGCCGTCGAAGGAGGGTGTAACGCCGTCGCGTCCACCTTGGGCGTCCTCGGATCGGTCGCACGTAAGTACGCCCATAAGATCCCGTTCATGGTCAAGCTTAACCACAACGAACTCCTGACCTACCCGAACAAAGCCGAGCAGATCCTCTTCGGTCAAGTAGAACAGGCTTGGGAAATGGGAGCGGTCGCGATCGGCGCCACGATCTACTTCGGTAGCGAGGACTCGGGTCGAGAGATCGTCGAAGTCAGCCAGGTGTTCGCCCACGCGCACGAACTCGGTATGGCGACCGTCCTCTGGTGCTATCTCCGGAACAACGCGTTCAAAAAGGACGGCGTGGACTATCACGTCTCGGCCGACCTGACGGGACAGGCCAACCACCTCGGCGTGACCATCGAGGCCGACATCGTCAAACAGAAACTGCCCGAGAACAACGGCGGGTTCAAGGCGCTCAATACGGGCGGGTCCAGCTACGGCAAGCTCGACGAACGGATCTACACGCAGCTCACGAGCGACAATCCGATCGATCTCTGCCGCTATCAAATCGTCAATTCGTACATGGGCCGCGCCGGCCTCATCAATTCCGGCGGCGCGTCCGGTGCGAACGACACGAAGGACGCGGTCACGACCGCCGTCATCAATAAACGCGCGGGCGGTATGGGCCTGATCTCTGGCCGCAAAGCGTTCCAGAAGCCCATGGACGAGGGCGTGTCCCTGCTCAACGCGATCCAGGACGTCTATCTCTGCCCCGACGTCACGGTAGCGTGA
- a CDS encoding peptidoglycan DD-metalloendopeptidase family protein yields the protein MTRFAAVLALALVPCLFASNVVAQNKTSTTKAKTGKLKEKLKGVQAKKKAVRAKLVQKKKEIYVTVAEVEQLDSRITNAETKLADTKERLAASKKEQSKLSVELDKTQKRLIEKRQQAARRIRGMYTSRNETVLSVLIGARDVSDFAARKSILERIARHDHEVFDEVKVLRDEVARKKKRQDAVVNEVARLKARLQLQEGELKFAMNRKQAALGQLRNERDDLQEELAAMERESNNIEAQIRAYMATSGGKVTPHVGGFILPVNGRFSSPYGYRVHPISHSRKLHTGQDIAAPSGTPIKAAGSGVVISAGWRNGYGNTVIIDHGGGKSTLYGHCSRLFVSSGQRVSMGQHIAAVGSTGYSTGPHLHFEVRINGSPVNPRKYL from the coding sequence ATGACACGCTTCGCGGCCGTGCTGGCCCTCGCCCTGGTGCCGTGCCTCTTCGCCTCGAACGTCGTCGCTCAGAACAAGACGTCGACGACAAAAGCGAAGACCGGCAAGCTCAAGGAGAAGCTTAAAGGCGTTCAGGCCAAGAAGAAGGCCGTCCGTGCCAAGCTCGTCCAGAAGAAGAAGGAAATCTACGTCACGGTGGCTGAGGTCGAGCAACTGGACTCGAGGATCACGAACGCCGAGACGAAACTGGCCGATACCAAAGAACGCCTCGCAGCTTCGAAAAAGGAGCAGTCCAAGCTGTCCGTGGAGCTGGACAAGACTCAAAAGCGGCTGATCGAAAAGCGGCAACAAGCGGCCCGCCGGATCCGGGGAATGTACACGTCCCGGAACGAGACCGTGCTCTCCGTCTTGATCGGCGCCCGCGACGTCAGCGACTTTGCGGCGCGGAAGTCCATCTTGGAACGTATCGCCCGCCACGACCATGAGGTCTTCGACGAGGTCAAGGTGCTCCGCGACGAAGTCGCGAGGAAGAAAAAGCGCCAGGACGCCGTCGTCAACGAGGTCGCACGGCTGAAAGCCCGGCTTCAGCTCCAGGAGGGCGAACTGAAGTTCGCGATGAACCGCAAACAGGCCGCTCTCGGTCAACTCCGGAACGAGAGGGACGACCTCCAGGAGGAGTTGGCGGCGATGGAGCGGGAGAGCAACAACATCGAGGCCCAGATCCGCGCCTATATGGCCACGAGCGGAGGCAAGGTCACGCCCCACGTCGGCGGATTCATCCTGCCCGTGAACGGGCGCTTTTCGAGCCCGTACGGATACCGCGTCCATCCCATCAGCCACAGCCGCAAGCTGCATACGGGCCAGGACATCGCGGCGCCTTCCGGAACGCCGATCAAGGCCGCCGGCAGCGGAGTCGTGATCTCGGCCGGTTGGCGCAACGGCTACGGGAACACGGTGATCATCGACCACGGAGGTGGCAAGTCCACGCTCTACGGCCACTGTTCCCGCCTGTTCGTCTCGTCAGGGCAAAGGGTCTCCATGGGGCAGCACATCGCCGCCGTCGGCTCGACCGGCTACTCCACAGGGCCCCACCTGCACTTCGAAGTGCGGATCAACGGCTCGCCCGTCAACCCGCGCAAGTACCTTTGA
- a CDS encoding ABC transporter permease: MLDRIEFLFGEALVSLRRNTWMTFAAVTTSGMALFLLGGLALVTIGFANFVTGLSKRVEMRVFLKESVTEASAKGLQDKILKIPGVSSVRFVPKVQGLQEFLRQNPSIDIKGLEIDNPLPDAYEVTVKDMKVFEDVASKVQALPEVERDGVNYPKAEQSFMADAMKTLPWLGGILGAAMLVTSGILIYNAIRMTVLARRREIRIMQLVGATRFTVWAPMLIEGMVQGLLGGALAACVLWATSTLIQLTVVRNMDAFGRVQPFPIQQTVVVLGIAGAAYGLVCSMIAVREPLQVRRTS, from the coding sequence ATGCTTGACCGCATCGAGTTCCTGTTCGGAGAGGCGCTGGTTTCGCTCCGGCGCAACACTTGGATGACCTTCGCCGCCGTCACGACGTCGGGAATGGCCCTTTTCCTCTTGGGAGGTCTGGCGTTGGTCACGATCGGGTTCGCGAACTTCGTCACGGGACTCAGCAAGAGGGTCGAGATGCGGGTCTTCCTCAAGGAGAGCGTCACGGAAGCTTCGGCCAAAGGGCTCCAAGACAAGATTTTGAAGATCCCAGGGGTGTCCTCGGTACGCTTCGTCCCGAAAGTCCAAGGACTGCAAGAGTTCCTCAGGCAGAACCCGTCCATCGACATCAAGGGCCTTGAGATCGACAACCCGTTACCCGACGCCTACGAGGTCACCGTCAAGGACATGAAGGTGTTCGAGGACGTGGCGTCCAAAGTCCAGGCTTTGCCGGAAGTCGAGCGGGACGGCGTCAACTATCCGAAAGCCGAGCAAAGCTTCATGGCCGACGCGATGAAGACGTTGCCCTGGCTAGGAGGGATCCTCGGAGCCGCGATGCTCGTGACCAGCGGCATCTTGATCTACAACGCGATCCGCATGACGGTGCTCGCCCGTCGGCGCGAGATCCGGATCATGCAACTCGTCGGGGCCACCCGCTTCACCGTTTGGGCACCGATGCTGATCGAGGGCATGGTCCAAGGGCTCCTGGGCGGAGCGCTCGCCGCCTGTGTGCTTTGGGCCACGTCGACCTTGATCCAATTGACGGTCGTAAGGAACATGGACGCGTTCGGCCGGGTGCAACCCTTCCCGATCCAGCAGACCGTGGTCGTGCTCGGGATCGCGGGAGCCGCCTACGGCCTCGTCTGTTCGATGATCGCCGTCCGTGAGCCGCTCCAGGTCCGGAGGACGTCATGA
- a CDS encoding ATP-binding cassette domain-containing protein, translating to MRPAITEGAAPYVEFRGVEVAYNDLVSGLRGVSLTVQKGEFVFLCGPTGSGKSTMIKCLTREVWHTKGTVTLDGRDLGRLPVAEVAHLRRAMGIVPQDFGLLPNRRVWENLGYAMRACGRTRREVRTLVPRILEQVNMLQRADAFPRELSGGEQQRVAIGRALINNPPLLLADEPTGNLDPDHSVGIMELLLQLNLRGTTVIVASHDMPIVERFGQRVVLLEHGRVVADSSALALAHSVHEEIVQSLSLEPDMNGRATLDGEPLTLEGENA from the coding sequence ATGCGGCCCGCGATCACCGAGGGCGCGGCCCCTTACGTCGAGTTCAGAGGCGTCGAGGTCGCCTATAACGACCTGGTTTCGGGGCTGAGAGGGGTTTCACTGACCGTCCAAAAGGGCGAGTTCGTGTTCTTGTGCGGCCCGACCGGCTCCGGCAAAAGCACGATGATCAAGTGCCTGACCCGCGAGGTCTGGCACACGAAAGGCACCGTGACCTTGGACGGTCGCGACCTCGGCCGCTTGCCCGTCGCCGAAGTCGCTCACCTTCGCCGGGCGATGGGTATCGTGCCTCAAGACTTCGGACTGCTGCCGAACCGCCGTGTCTGGGAAAACTTGGGATACGCGATGCGGGCGTGCGGCCGGACCCGCCGAGAAGTCCGGACGCTCGTCCCCCGGATCCTCGAGCAAGTGAACATGCTTCAACGGGCCGACGCCTTCCCCCGGGAGCTGAGCGGAGGCGAACAGCAACGTGTCGCCATCGGTCGGGCGTTGATCAACAACCCGCCATTGCTCTTGGCCGACGAACCCACCGGAAACCTCGACCCCGACCACAGCGTGGGGATCATGGAACTCCTTCTGCAACTCAACCTCAGGGGCACCACCGTCATCGTGGCGAGCCACGACATGCCGATCGTGGAGCGGTTCGGACAGCGCGTCGTCCTGCTGGAACACGGCAGGGTCGTCGCGGACAGTTCAGCCTTGGCCCTCGCCCATTCGGTCCACGAAGAGATCGTCCAGTCCTTGTCGTTGGAGCCCGACATGAACGGGAGAGCCACTTTGGACGGTGAGCCGCTGACGTTGGAGGGCGAGAATGCTTGA
- a CDS encoding acyl-CoA thioesterase has translation MADTVERIRVRYGETDMMGHAYYANYLYWFEQARGAWCRDRGFTYKELEDAGFRLPVVEVWARYKGEVKYDDRVAVRVWMGERKRASVKFEYEVVNEATGQSVTEGYSWHVFVGSEMKAVTIPTEIGDMLDRDPSQWPTVEDGS, from the coding sequence ATGGCCGATACGGTCGAACGGATCCGGGTCCGCTACGGCGAGACCGACATGATGGGGCACGCTTATTACGCGAACTACCTCTATTGGTTCGAGCAGGCGCGCGGAGCGTGGTGCCGAGACCGCGGGTTCACGTACAAAGAACTCGAGGACGCAGGTTTCCGCCTGCCGGTGGTCGAGGTCTGGGCCCGTTATAAGGGGGAGGTCAAATACGACGACCGGGTCGCGGTCCGGGTCTGGATGGGCGAGCGGAAGCGGGCTTCGGTCAAGTTCGAATACGAGGTCGTCAACGAAGCGACGGGCCAGAGCGTCACCGAGGGATACTCGTGGCACGTGTTCGTGGGTTCGGAGATGAAAGCGGTGACGATCCCCACCGAGATCGGCGACATGCTCGACCGCGACCCGTCCCAGTGGCCGACGGTCGAAGACGGGTCTTAG
- a CDS encoding nucleotide sugar dehydrogenase: MAVLEPNPTNVATLKSKIADKSALVGVVGLGYVGLPFAVEKAKVGFQVVGIEQNPMRADNVNRAENYIGDVHDEELKDVVGKGLIRAECDFGRIAEMDVVVVCVPTPLDKNLAPDLQYVRSVTAEIAKRLRPGQLVSLESTTYPGTCEEVMLPILEAGGLKVERDFFLAHSPERVDPGNKRYSTKNTHKVVGGVGPGSLEVATAFYGMTIQNVIPVSSAKAAELTKVFENTFRAVNIALVNELTLLCDRMGLSVWEVLDAAFTKPFGIMPFYPGPGVGGHCIPLDPHYLEWKARELNFTTRFIGLAGEINRMMPEFTVRKAARVLNEAGIALSKAKVLVLGASYKKDIDDWRESPSIEVMRLLVDEGAKVSYHDPFVPSFSEHGLTLSSVPLDPETMKEYDLVVIATDHSGTDYASVVSSAQRILDTRNATKGLGASNVTLL, from the coding sequence ATGGCCGTCCTCGAACCCAATCCGACGAACGTCGCGACGCTGAAGTCCAAAATCGCGGACAAGTCCGCCCTCGTGGGCGTCGTCGGTCTCGGATATGTCGGGTTACCGTTCGCGGTCGAAAAGGCGAAGGTCGGTTTCCAGGTCGTCGGGATCGAGCAGAACCCGATGCGGGCCGATAACGTCAACCGCGCCGAGAACTACATCGGCGACGTCCATGACGAGGAACTGAAAGACGTCGTCGGCAAAGGTCTGATCCGTGCCGAGTGCGACTTCGGCCGCATCGCCGAAATGGACGTCGTCGTCGTGTGCGTCCCCACTCCTCTCGACAAGAACCTCGCCCCCGACCTGCAGTACGTCCGCAGCGTCACAGCCGAAATCGCCAAACGGTTGAGACCGGGGCAGCTGGTCTCCCTCGAGTCGACGACGTACCCGGGAACGTGCGAGGAGGTGATGTTGCCCATCCTCGAAGCGGGCGGTCTCAAGGTCGAGCGCGATTTCTTCCTGGCGCACTCGCCGGAGCGGGTCGACCCGGGCAACAAACGCTATTCGACGAAGAACACCCACAAGGTCGTCGGCGGAGTCGGGCCGGGTTCGCTCGAAGTCGCGACCGCGTTCTACGGCATGACCATTCAAAACGTCATTCCGGTCTCCAGCGCGAAGGCCGCCGAGCTGACCAAAGTGTTCGAAAACACGTTCCGGGCCGTCAACATCGCGCTTGTCAACGAGTTAACGCTGCTTTGCGACCGTATGGGACTGAGCGTTTGGGAAGTCCTCGACGCGGCGTTCACCAAGCCCTTTGGGATCATGCCGTTCTATCCCGGCCCCGGCGTCGGCGGACACTGCATCCCCCTCGATCCCCACTATCTCGAATGGAAGGCGCGCGAACTGAACTTCACGACGCGGTTCATCGGGCTCGCCGGCGAGATCAACCGGATGATGCCTGAGTTCACGGTCCGGAAAGCCGCCAGGGTGCTGAACGAAGCGGGCATCGCACTGTCGAAGGCGAAGGTCCTCGTCCTCGGGGCTTCGTACAAGAAGGACATCGACGACTGGCGGGAGTCGCCGTCGATCGAAGTCATGCGGCTCCTCGTCGATGAAGGGGCAAAGGTCAGTTATCACGATCCGTTCGTGCCCTCGTTCTCCGAGCACGGTCTGACCCTCAGTTCGGTGCCGCTCGACCCGGAAACGATGAAGGAGTACGACCTTGTCGTGATCGCGACCGACCACTCGGGAACGGATTACGCTTCGGTCGTGTCTTCGGCACAGAGGATCCTGGACACGCGGAACGCGACGAAGGGACTGGGCGCTTCGAACGTGACGCTGCTCTAA